In the Fusobacterium hwasookii genome, TGAAGAAGTCAAAAAGACTGATACTATAAAAAAATCAGTAAATGATGATTTTGAAGATGATTTTGTTGACAAGAAGAAAGGAGATTTTGAATATGGCAGATAAACTTGATATAACAATGATGATAGAGCGAAATTATAGCATACTTTCTAATTTTGAAAGTAAGATACAAGCATTTTTTGAAAGTTATAAAAATGTGGATACCAAGATAGTTGAGAAAGAAACGGCTTTTGCCAATGCTAAACAAGAATTAAAACAATTTATGCAGGAATACAAAAAGATATTAGAAGCCACCAGAGAAGAATTTAAAACAGAACTTATTAAGGAACAGAAACAATTTATAGAGATAGCAAATGCAAACACCAAGGAAGTTTTAAATACTAGAAAAGAAGAATTAACAACAATTATGAAGCAAGAAGAACAAAAGGTACTCTTAAAAGCAGAAAAGGTTATAACTATTTTAGAGAGCTTTCAAGATAACATAAATTCCAAGATGAAAGATATTTTAAAATCTTTCCCTGGTAATTTAGAAAATGCTACACAAGATTATATTAATAATGCCATTTTAAATATAAAGAAGATAGGAAGTACCTTAAAAAGTGATATAGAAGAATATAAATCAATTTTAATCCAAGAGCTAAAAAAATATAAAGCAGATACAATCCAAGAAGTAGAAAATACTAATATAGAACTAAAAAAGAGTACCACAGAGATTAAAGCAGTTGCAGAGAATATAAAAAAAGATAGTGATAATATAAATAGATATTCAAAATATGTGACTGATGATTACCGTAGATTAAACAACAATTTAGATCGTATTAATAAAGGTACTGTAAAGCTTAATTATATTTTAAGTGGTACTAATAATTCTTTTATTTTAAAGAGAATATATATTCTTTTATTTTCAATAATAAATGTCTTTTTTATTCTAAGAATAATAATACCAAACACCTATAAAATTAATTTCAAAAGTCAACTTATAATGAATATTATAATTATTGCAGGAGCAATATTAATTATATTATCATTCCTAGATTTAGTATATTCAATATTTATTCATTTTTTTGGAGAAGAAATAAAAGAGATAGATGATGATTAAATTTTATTAAATAGACACATTTTACCACTTGTGTCTATTTTTATATTTAAGGGGAACACCCCTTAACAACCCCCTATTATACGACAATTTGTCCCCAGTCCCCCGTCAAGCAGGGGAACTTTTGGGGACGGCTTCGGCGTTGCTAGTTGTTATAAACCACCACTTCATAGCCACCTTTGTTACTTTTCTTATCAGTCCGTGGAGAAAAATGAGATTAGTTGCTTGTAATTAGTCTGTAATCTTTCAAGCATTTTATAAAATTTTGTATTTTTAATATTTTTATAATCTAATATTTATTTTATATTATTAATGCAATTTTAATACATAATTATTAATTTTTTAAGTTTTATTTACATTTATTATAAAAAATAATATATTGATAATAAATAATATTTTATATAACATATTTGATATAATATATTATTTTATAAGTATTAAAATAGTATAAAATGTATTTAAAATTTTATTTTGTATTTTTAATATATATTTCATTAAATATATAATATTTTATCAAACAAAAATATATAAAAACTTAATCTAGGCTAGATTATATCACTATTCAAGCATTTAAAAAGTGAAGTCCAATTACATTAACATATCAAAATATATTGATACTATTGACTTTTTTATTAAAATGATTGAAAGCAATCATAAAGATTACAAACATTTTTTATTGACATATATTTAGTTTTATGGTATCATAAGTTAGTACAAAAAATCGTACAAATTAAAGTACAAAAAGGGGGTAAATATGCTTACAGTAGGAACGAGCAATTTTAGAAGTAACATCAAGGAATATTTAGAAAAAGCAGTTGAAGAAAATACAGATATTATAATTACAAGAAAGAACAATAAATCTAGTGCAGTATTAATTTCACTAGAAAAGTACAACGAATTAACAAAAGGGGTTGATAGTAAAGACAAAAAATAATAATTGATTGAAATAAATCAAAATGATTACAAACATTTTAATTAAAAAAGGGAGTGATTAAATGTTACCAACAACTTTTGGATTAAGTAAGGAATATCTACAATTTTTAGACAAAGAAAATTCTACACAAAATGAGGGAGAAGATACTTATACTCTTATTTTCATCAGTGGAGAAAAGGAAGTATTTAAAAAAGTAGGTATAAAAAAAGCAGTTATGAATTTTATAGAATTACATAGAGAAAGCCTAGAAAATGCTTTAAATCAAGCCGAAAGATTACAAGCTAATACAGATGAAGTGGAAGAAAAAGAAAGTAAGCAAGATGAAAGCAATCAAGCAAGTAGTATAGAAAATACAGAAATAGCAGTATTCAATAATATTCCAGTTGCAAGACTTCAAAAATTTTTCACTTTGGAAAATATAGGAATACTTGAAAAGTTGATAGAGAATGAGAAAAGTGGAGTATTATTAGACCATAGTACAATCCCAGACCATTACAGAAAATTATCTAATAATAAATCTGTTAGTATTAGAATGAATGAAGAAATATACAATAAAATGAAGCTTCATAGTATTGAAATAGGAGAAAGTATCGCAACTATAACTAATTTTATTTTTGATATGTACCTAAAAGAAATGAAAAAATAACAAGTTGATTGAAAGCAATCATAAAGATTACAAACAATATATAAAAAAGGAGTGATAAAATGGCAACATTAACTTATAACGAAAATGATATTGTTATATTAACAAAGAAAGAATATAACAAAATGATGAAAGAAATAAGAAATTATAGATACTTAAAAAAAATAGAAAGTAGAATGGAAGATATTAAAAATGGTAAAGGAATATTAAAACCAGTACCAACAGAGGTTGAAGATGAATAAAAAACAGGTACTATGGCATATAGAAGCATTAGAAGAATATTCAGAGTGGCAGAATGAAGATTTAAAGAAAGCTAATAAAATAACTAAACTAATTAAGGAAATACTTAGAGAAGGAGTTTTAAAAGGTACTGGAAAACCCGAAAGACTAAAATATAGTGGTGGATATAGCCGAAGAATAGACCAAGAACATAGACTTGTTTATGAAGTTGAAAGTGATATATTAGTAATTATTTCTTGTAAAGGACATTATGAAGATTAAAAAATGAAAGGGGAGAATTTAATAAGTGGAAAAGGGAAAAATACTAAGAAATTTAGAAAAGCTTTTAAATAGGGACTTTGAGTATATAAATGAAGGAAGAATTTTAGTAGTTGCAAACAATAAGAATATCACGGCAGATTTAATAAACTCTATGTGTTTCAAGTTGGATATAGACCCAAATAAAATATATAAGCCAGATTTAATAAAAATTATAGACTATATAAAAGGCTTGGAAATTATAGAATAATTTAATTTATGTTTTAAATTAGTATATAAATAAAAGGGATATATAATTTACTAAAAATTATATAATTATAGATATTGAAGAAATGGCACTTTTCAAGTGTTAAAAAATTATATTAGATGAAAGGGGGTTTTTTTAACAAATTGGAATATGGATATATAAGAGTATCAACAGAGATACAAGACCATACAAGGCAAGAAAAAGCATTACTAGAATATGGAATATTAGCAGAGAATATTTATAGTGATATAGGAAGTGGTAAAGATTTTAATAGACCCCAGTACCAAAAGCTAATAAACAAGGTTATAAAGGCAGGAGATACACTGGTTATAACAAGTTTAGACAGACTTGGTAGAGATATGAAGCTAATCCTAGAAAATTATAATCTAATAGTAGATACTAGGGGAGTTACATTAATTAGCTTGGAGCAACCCGAGTTAAATTCTACCAATCCTATTTTAAAAACTGTAATGCTAAGTATTTATACTATGTTAGCAGACATAGAAAGAAAAACAATGTTAGAGCGACAAAGACAAGCATATAACTCAATGAAGAAAACAGATACTGGAAAGCTAATAAGTAATAAAACTGGCGAAGTAGTAGGTAGAAAGAAAGCTAGTCATAGTTTCAGAAAAGAAGATATAGAGCTTTTAAAGAAGTGGATAGATAAGACCACAGAGCTAACAACCAATCAAGTTTTAAAAGCCCTAGATATATCACGACCTACTTTATACAAATTGAAAAAAGAGTACCTAAATGGAGAATTAAAAATATAAAGGGGTAAAATATGGATAAAAGAAAATTAGAAGAATTAGAGGAATTAAAAGAAGATATCCAAAATAAATATGAGGAAAACTTTAAACTTGATAATAATTCAGTTATTATAATCCTTGATGAAGATGAAGATACCGAAAGTACAGTAGAATTTGTTACTATAATCAATTTAATCATTAATTTAGGAGAAAAATACAATTATACTTTTATAGGCATTTCAGAAATTGCAACAACAGTAGCAGAAAATCTAACACTATTAAAATTCACAAGAGCAAGAACTTTATAAAACAAAAAAGGCTTCTCAATCAAATGGTATTTGAGGGGAGAGAAAAGCCTTTTCTGTATAAAGTATTAATCTTATCAGTTGTATTATACCATAAAATTGAGAAAATGTAAGGAGTGATTATTATGAAAAAATTTTTTAAATTAATGCTTATATCTTTCTTATCAGTTGTAATTTCTATCTCTATATTTAAGGTAATGTTGTTTATAACACATTTTATAAAATTTTAATAAAAAATTATAATAAATGGGGTTGACAAATTTCATTTATTGAGATAGGAGGAATAATAAATGCTAACAACAAATGAATTTTTAGATAAATTTGACAAGGAACTTCTAACATTTCAAGAATGTAAAAAAATATCAGAGTTTTTACATTTTCAAAATACGGAAAACTCAAGTTTTGAAGATGTAGAAAATTGTTGTGGCTACCAAATTTTTAAAATAATTAATTTCAAACCTGAAAAAGAGAGGTATTTTCTTCAGTTTCAAAGTGAAGTGCAAGAGTATAGAATTTTAGAGCTAAAATATAAATATTCAATGTTTTTATAAAATGAGTTAGAACACTTGTGACTTTAGTCGTGAGATGAATAACACCAACATTGAAAATGTTGTACTAAAATTTGCAATTTTACTAATTTTAATGTATAATATATTTAAAACATTAGCAACTGAATATATGGAGTTAAGGCTAGTAAACAGTAGCCTTGTAAAATATTCACTGTTCTGTATAGTTGTTCTTTTTAAATATAATATACAGATAAAAGTATGGTGTAGACGCAAGTCTTATCCAGTAGTGGCTATCGTGGACTAGCCAAAAAGAATAAGGGTTTTAAAAACCAAACTTCTTAGAAGATAACTTACTTTTTCAGTTATCTTATGAAGCTCTCGACTTTAGTTGTGAGTAGTTCACAATTTAAAAATCTAATAATACCAATAAAAAAAAGTAGCCAAAAAAGACTGGCCACTTTTTTTTATTTTATAATCTATATGTGAATGTTAAAACTATTATATCACTTTTCTTTTATTCAAAAGAAAATAAAAACACTACCTATTCCAGTAAGTAGTGTTTTGTACCTTTCATCTTGAACAGACTATATAATTAATTATAACATATCCAACTAGAAAATAAAAACACCACTTGTTCCAGCAAGTAGTGTTTTAGTTCCTATTTATTCAATATTCCAAGCAATTATATTTGTAATAATCCTATTTTTATAAAAATAGCACCTATTGGAGTAAGTGCTATTTTAGTTCCGTTTTGCATTAATAATCGTTTTCAATATAATTATAAACTTTTATTTTTTAAATGTCAATGTTATAATTAATCGTTCCATTTTTCTTCTTTTCTCTCCTCGAGAGGAGGTGTAAAGTGAAAAAAGCATTTATAATCGGTTTCACAATAGCATTTTTATTGCTATTGTTCTTTTCAAAAAATGTCTATATAACTATTAATCTTTAAAGGTTATTAGTTACAATTTTTTGAGGGTATATAAGCCATTGGAGTGTCTTATATACTCTTTTTTTATTTTAAAGCCATTAGAAGCACTTTAAATTATTAGGGTATGTAATTATACCACCCATAGTAAAAAAACTTCAAATTCGACTATGCTATAAGTTTTAAAAAGCCAAATAGAAAACAAAAAACATAGGACAAGCCAAAAACAAAAAAAATGAGGGGGAGGTAGGAGATTCTGTCCTTTTATTTTTAAACAGTCCGTGGGAAAGAATGAATTATATTAGAGTTGCTTTTGATTTTTTATATTTATTTTTTTATAAATAATTAATAATAAAAAAACAAATTCCTAACTAATATAAAAAAATCTTCTTCCACGGACTGTATATAAACCTAAAAGAGAATATATAATTTTAAAATTTTAATCTTTTAAAAAGTAAAATCAAAAAAATAAAAATCCTAGATCTTCTTTTTTTTATTTTTAAGGACTTTTAGAGAGTTAACAACCCCCGATTTTTAGTATTGTTCAAGGGTGCTATAAAGACATTTTTGGGAAGAATAAGGACATTTTTGGGAATAATAAAGACATTTTTGGGAATAATAAGACAATATATTATATTTTTTATGTCTTATTATTATAATTGTATTTATTATTTAAAATATTATAAAAAAATATATTTTAAAAATACATTAATTATATTGACAATGTCTTATTCTAATTATATAATATTTTTAGAAGAAAAGAAAGGAGAAAAATTTAGAAAAATGAAAGAAAAAGAAGTAGTAAGGTATAATAATGATTTAAATACTAAGACATATTTAAAAAATTTTAATGCAGTAGAATTAAATTTTTTTATGGCTATTTGTTCAAAGCTAAAAGCACAAGGAACATCTGAAATTAAATTTACTTTTAGTGAATTGAAAAAGAAAATTCAATACGATACAAGTCATAATACTGATAATTTTATTAATAAATTAAGAAGTACAAATAGAAAAATTTTAAATAGTATTTGTGAGATTGAAACAAAAGATTATATTGAACAATTTGTTTTATTTCCCACTTTTTCAATTTCCAAGAAAAATGGAACTTTAACTGTAAAAATTAATCAAGATTATGCTTACTTATTAAATGATTTTTCTAATTTTACTGAGTTTGGACTTGCTAATTTTATAAAATTAAGTAGTAAATATATAAAGCTTCTTTATAAGGAATTAATGCAGTTTAAGTCTACTGGAAAATTATATCTTACAATGGCAGATTTTAGAAAAAAATTAGATATTCCAGATAGTTATAGTTTTTCTAAGATACGAGATAGAATTTTAGTACCTTCATTTAAAGATTTTTCTTTTATTTTTAAGAAATTTAAAGTAGTAGTTATATATAATAATGGAGATGAAACTGAAATAAATGAGAATATGGAAGATAAAAGAGGGGATAAAAGAAAAGTAACTAATATTAACTTTTATTTCACAGTTAGCACAAAAGATGATGTTATAGAAGTACCAAATGAAATATTAAAAGATAAATTAGAAGAATTGACTGAAGAAGAATTTTACAATTTAGAACCCCCAATACCTTCAGAAGAAGAAATTGAAGAATATAATGCAATGCAAGAAGAAGTGAAGTTGTCAATAGAAATTGATTGGCTAAAAGAAGATGTGAAAAGAGCAAAAGAAAGATTAAATACTATATTAGAAAGCAGAAAAAATGCAGAAAATAGAGATAGTGCAGGATATAGTATTGATAGTGATATTATTAATAAACTAAAAATGGATATTCAAGATTATTATAACCAAATTAAAGAAAAAGAAAATAAAATTGAAAAATTAGTACCACTTTTAGAAAGAGCAAAAGAAAGAGAAAATGTAATAAAACAATCAGAAAGATTACAAACAACTGATAAAAATGATGTTGAAAATAAAGAAGAAAATAAAATAGATTATGATGTTTTAATTAAAAACTTTTTAGCAGGACAAGGAATAGATTACAGATATGTAGAAACTAATATTAATTTTTTAAAAGAAAAATATACTGATGAAATTATTTATAAAGAAATAGTTAGAATAAATGGAATAAAAGATGTTAGAGCAAATATAGACCCTAAAAAGTATTTAATTGCAAGTATAAATAACCTAGATGAAATAAAAGAAGAAAAGAAAGTTGATAGAAAACAATCAAAAAGATTACAAACAATTAATGAAAATAATATTGAAAATAAAGAAGAAATAATAAATAGTTTATTTAATTTTGTAGATGAGGAGGAATAAAATGTCGCTAGATAGATTTAAGAATGATATTACAGAAGTAAAAATAAATAGAGTAGATACATTTAAAGATGAAATAGAACTTGCAATGTTTTTATATATATGTATTGCTTCTAAAAATAATAATTATAATTATTTAGTATTTGAGAGGGAAGAAATACTAAATACTATTTTAAAAATGGACTTAAATTATTTAACAGTAGGAGAAATAGCAAGTTTTATATTAAGAGTAAAAAAATATAAGTGGCAAGGTTTGGACTTAGAAGAAGTGCTTGAAGATAAAGATGTAAAAGATTTTTTAATATCTCTAAGTGCAGAAATGGATAATAAAGAAATACAAAAAACTATGATTAGTCGTTTTAACTTGGAAACTGTTATAAAAGTTATTGAAAAGCTAAGAAAAGCATATTTAATAAGAAAAACTATAAAAGCACTAGAAAGAGAGGATATAATGTTAAATATAGAAAAAGATATAATGGAACTAGATAGTATTGTAAAGGAGAAAGTACCAGTAATAAATAAAACTTTTTACAGAGAAGAAAGCTACGATTTAATAATGGAAGAAAAGGACCAAATTGAAGATATATTACAAACAGATACTGTATTAGATGTTGTACTAAAATTATTTAAACAAGAAATATTTTTAGTTTCTGGTGAACCTGGAACAGGTAAGACTTCTTTTGTTTTAGATATAGCTTTAAAACTAGAAAAAGCAGGACATAGAGGTATATTTTTTAGTTTAGAAATGGGTAAAAAAGCCATTGGTAATAGAGCATTATCAATTCAAACTTCTATTCCAACAGAAGAATTTTTATCAGCTGAGAGTTTAAAAAAATTTATAGAAAGTTTTGAAAAAGATAAGCAAGATATTTTTTATAAAAGAATTGAAAAGTTTAGAACAAAAGTAAAAAGATTAGAAATTGTTGATACAACAGGAATAAGTGTAGATTATATAGAAGAATATGTAAGTAATAGTATAGCACTTAGTGGAAAATTGGATTATATAGTTGTAGATTATCTTCAGTTATTAAATGGAAAAGGAAATAATACAACAGAAATAATAACATACATTTCTAAGAGATTAAAAGAAATAGCTAAAAAATATAATATAGTAGTTATTGCAACAGTCCAAATGAATACTGAAAGTAAAAAGGAGCTTCAGAGAGCAACAAGGGGAGAAGAAAAAACATATAAATTATATGGAACATCTCTAAAAGGTTCAAGCCAGTTAGACCAAGACGCTGGAGCAATTTTATTTTTAACTAAGATAGCAGATGATGAAGTATATAAACAAAGATTATTAAATTTACAAATTTCAAAACAAAGAAATTATAAAACATTTGATGATTTAGAATTAGAATTTTTACTTCCAAACCAAGTATTTAAGTACACAAGACTAATAGAAAGATTTAATTATGTAAAACCTAAAAAGGAAATAAAAGAGCAAGAACAATCAAAGAGGGAAGTACCAGTAGCAGAACAACAAAAGATGTTATAAGTACCAAGGGAGAGAATAAACAACAATCATTCTTTCCCACGGACTTTTTAGAGAGGTGGTAAAATGGCTTTTGTAGGTGTTAAATATAATAGTTTTAATCAAAAACTAATAGAAGTACACAAGCAAGATGAAGAAATATTAGCCAAATATGGCATAGCAGTTGATATTGAAGATGATGAGTGTTTTAATTGTGGAGCAGAAAAATTAAACTTTTTTTATAGCAAGACAAATAAAGAGGGAGTTGAAAGAGGTTATTTAAAATGTAAGTGCTTTTCTTGTAATTTCACAGGAGATGTACTGGATATTGTAAAGGTAGTTGATCCAAATTTAAAAAATTCTAAACCCGGAGCGATAGTTGAGTACCTATTATCAGAAGAATTTCAAAGAAGACCTAATATAATAGATACTAATAGAGAGTATACTGGAGTTAAAAAAGTTAGGAAGAAAGATAAGAAAGAAAAACCAATCACAGATTATACAAAATTTATTAATATTTGGTATGGTAATTTAAAAATAAGATTAACTGAGAGAAATGAGGAGATAACTTCTTATCTATATAAGAGAGGTTTTAACAAAGATGATTTTAAATATATGTATGGATATTTAGGTTTAGAAGATTGGACA is a window encoding:
- a CDS encoding type II toxin-antitoxin system Phd/YefM family antitoxin, coding for MLTVGTSNFRSNIKEYLEKAVEENTDIIITRKNNKSSAVLISLEKYNELTKGVDSKDKK
- a CDS encoding Txe/YoeB family addiction module toxin encodes the protein MNKKQVLWHIEALEEYSEWQNEDLKKANKITKLIKEILREGVLKGTGKPERLKYSGGYSRRIDQEHRLVYEVESDILVIISCKGHYED
- a CDS encoding recombinase family protein; its protein translation is MEYGYIRVSTEIQDHTRQEKALLEYGILAENIYSDIGSGKDFNRPQYQKLINKVIKAGDTLVITSLDRLGRDMKLILENYNLIVDTRGVTLISLEQPELNSTNPILKTVMLSIYTMLADIERKTMLERQRQAYNSMKKTDTGKLISNKTGEVVGRKKASHSFRKEDIELLKKWIDKTTELTTNQVLKALDISRPTLYKLKKEYLNGELKI
- a CDS encoding replication initiation protein translates to MKEKEVVRYNNDLNTKTYLKNFNAVELNFFMAICSKLKAQGTSEIKFTFSELKKKIQYDTSHNTDNFINKLRSTNRKILNSICEIETKDYIEQFVLFPTFSISKKNGTLTVKINQDYAYLLNDFSNFTEFGLANFIKLSSKYIKLLYKELMQFKSTGKLYLTMADFRKKLDIPDSYSFSKIRDRILVPSFKDFSFIFKKFKVVVIYNNGDETEINENMEDKRGDKRKVTNINFYFTVSTKDDVIEVPNEILKDKLEELTEEEFYNLEPPIPSEEEIEEYNAMQEEVKLSIEIDWLKEDVKRAKERLNTILESRKNAENRDSAGYSIDSDIINKLKMDIQDYYNQIKEKENKIEKLVPLLERAKERENVIKQSERLQTTDKNDVENKEENKIDYDVLIKNFLAGQGIDYRYVETNINFLKEKYTDEIIYKEIVRINGIKDVRANIDPKKYLIASINNLDEIKEEKKVDRKQSKRLQTINENNIENKEEIINSLFNFVDEEE
- a CDS encoding DnaB-like helicase C-terminal domain-containing protein, with translation MSLDRFKNDITEVKINRVDTFKDEIELAMFLYICIASKNNNYNYLVFEREEILNTILKMDLNYLTVGEIASFILRVKKYKWQGLDLEEVLEDKDVKDFLISLSAEMDNKEIQKTMISRFNLETVIKVIEKLRKAYLIRKTIKALEREDIMLNIEKDIMELDSIVKEKVPVINKTFYREESYDLIMEEKDQIEDILQTDTVLDVVLKLFKQEIFLVSGEPGTGKTSFVLDIALKLEKAGHRGIFFSLEMGKKAIGNRALSIQTSIPTEEFLSAESLKKFIESFEKDKQDIFYKRIEKFRTKVKRLEIVDTTGISVDYIEEYVSNSIALSGKLDYIVVDYLQLLNGKGNNTTEIITYISKRLKEIAKKYNIVVIATVQMNTESKKELQRATRGEEKTYKLYGTSLKGSSQLDQDAGAILFLTKIADDEVYKQRLLNLQISKQRNYKTFDDLELEFLLPNQVFKYTRLIERFNYVKPKKEIKEQEQSKREVPVAEQQKML